GGGGCACGAACCAGCGACAATGAGAGCGATACAACATGATTATGACCCTTATCGCCAGGTTACCGGGCGGCTGGAACAGTTGAAACTGATAGGCCATCCTGTTGATAAAGCTGAACTGATAATAATGGGCGGGAGTTTTACAGCAAGGAATATTTGTTACCAGGAATGGTTTATTAAGCGGTGCATCGAGGCCATGAATGATTTCGGGATATATCGCAATGCTTCTGATACCCCTGATACCCGGGATAATTCCGACACTGGTATGTTCAGGTATTTTGAGGATGTACAGGCACGCAATGAAACTGCACAAATACGAAATGTCGGCATGACCATTGAGACGCGTCCTGATTGGGTGGGTACAGAAGAAGTAGATAGGATGCTGGGATATGGCGGCACCAAAGTTGAGATCGGGGTGCAGAGCATTTATGATAACGTGCTTGAAAAGATGAAACGGGGACATGATGTTTCCCATACAATAAAGGCTAACAGTGTGTTGAGGGATTCAGGGTTCAAGGTAGGGTTCCACATAATGCCCGGTCTTCCTGGTTCAACTCTTGATATGGACTTTAAGATGTTCGATACATTGTTCCAGGATGAGAAGTTCATGCCTGATTACGTGAAAATATACCCGGCCCTGGTAACGCCCGGGACCGGTCTCCATGATATGTGGACGTCAGGCGAATACCATGCCCTGGAATTGGAAGATGCCGTTGAACTCATAGCGAATGTAAAGGCCATACTCCCTCCCTGGGTCAGGCTGCAGCGGGTGCAGCGGGATATTCCGGCATGGCAGATAGAGGGCGGTGTGACAAAGAGCAACCTCAGGCAACTGGCAGGGGAACGACTGAATGAGAAAGGGGGGAGGTGTCGCTGTATCCGGTGCCGTGAAGCTGGCCATAAGGGGCTTCGTGGAATCGAACCTGGGAATGTCAGGAAAGTGGTGGAGTCTTATCGGGCCTGTGGAGGGGAAGAGCATTTCATTTCTTATGAAGATATTGAGCAGGACGTGCTAATCGGTTTTCTCAGATTGAGGTACCCACACGCACCGCACCGCCCCGAACTGGAGAACGCGGCCCTGGTCAGGGAACTGCACGTGTACGGGTCTATGGTCAGTGTGGGACAAAAGGCGGGGGAAAAGCAGTGGCAGCATAAGGGCTATGGTGAAGAGTTGCTCAAAATGGCTGAAGAATTAGCAAAGGGAGCAGGGTTTGACAAACTTGCCATTATCAGCGGTATAGGTGTCAGGGGATACTATCGGAAACTGGGCTTTGAGCGGGATGGACCCTATATGGCAAAGCTCATATAGCTAATGAAAACAAGAAAATCCTCCCTGCGGTCGGATTAACTTGAGTACAAAAAGTTATACTTTATGTACTATCCAAAAAAAAAGTAAAACGCTGAGGAGGAGATTCGAACTCCTGAGGTGCTGTGCACCACCGGTTTTCAAGACCGGCGCCGTGGTCCGCTTGGCTACCTCAGCATGTTGAGCAATAATGGCAACAGAGGAGGTTACTCCTCTACAGCCACTGGTTCAGTTGCCTCCCGGGCAATATTCTCATTCAGTTCTTCTCTATCTTCCATTCCATCTACTGTTTTTGTTAGCAGGTCTTTCGTATAGGTTTCTACATACAGGACTTCTGTAAGGTCTGTGTATTTCAAGAGGTCCAATGCCATCTGGGCCTTGGAGGTGATCCAGTGTCTGGAATAATTAAATTCCAGGGGTACGTTGAACTTTGCTATGGTACCATCAATGTCGATGTCCAATTCCATTCCCGTGTACAGAGTGCTAAGACCCACAGCCTTATCCTGTAAATTTTCAAGAGCGGCATCTATCTTATAATCATACGTTATTATCTGCCCTGCCATAGGAATGTTAAAATCTACGCTGGCATGTCGCCCGAGTACTTTTACCACGGTACCTACCTGTCCGTTGATCTCTATAGGCATTCCTACCTGTGGTTGTTGCTCGAACTTTTTCATTGGTAACGCTTTTACCAGCTGGGGGTCCCGCACGCCAAAAGCCTTTTCGGGGGGTATGGATATCGTACCTTCATGACCGACATCATGCTGTTTGATATCCTCTTCGAGGCCGGCAATTATCTGGTTCACGCCTATGATTATCACATCGCCGCCGTATCTTCTATTTGGATTGTACAGGTTATGAACTTTGGCAGCCTCTTCATTGGTGGTATCGAAGACCGTGCCATCCTCCATTTTTCCTGTATATGAAATTTTTATGAAATCTCCTTCTTTAATGGTCATGTTGTAAACACCGAAGCTCATAGATAACGGGAAGGATAAAATAAGTTTCTATGGAATGCCCTCATCTGACTGATTGAAAAGTATTAAATCAATGCAATTACATCAAAATTCCAGGCAGGGATATTAATGGACAAGGTAATGGAGATATATGAAAAATTGAAAGACCGGATAAGCCTGGAAGAATTCCTAAGTTTGGTGGATGAAAAGGAAGCACAGATGGCCGGACTTGCCGATAAATTTACAGCGGCCAGACTTGTTGCTATCAGCATGGGAATATCTGATGATGAGAAAAAGATAGGAGATGTTACTCCGGATTTATCAAAGGTTGTCCTGGTAGGCAAAGTAACTGCCTGTTCAGATGTGCGTGTATTTAACCGTGAAGACGGTTCAAGCGGCAATGTTGCCAACCTCACATTGGCTGACGAAACCGGTTCCATCAGGGTGACATTATGGGATGCTGCAGCAGACCTGGTAAAGGTAGGCGATATTGTATTCGGGGATTCCATCCAGGTATCAGGTTTTGTCAGGGAAGGTCGAAATGGACTTGAGGTCAGTGTGGGAAGAGGTGGCAAGGTTGATAAGATTGCCCTGAGCGAGGACATTCAGGTAAGGATCGACCCCTACAAGATAAATGAGGTCAAAGCAGGGATGGGGAATCTGTACCTGGTTGCCAAAGTGCTTGACATTTCAAACCCCAGGACGTTCCAGCGTAAAGACGGTTCTACCGGGAAAGTACGTAACGTGACCCTGGGTGATGCCACTGGCAAGATCAAGGTCACCTTATGGGACGAGAATGCAGTTACCCTTGATAAGATTAAACCAGGGGAAAACATCGAGATAACGGGCGGATATGCGAAAGAGAACAGTTTCAGTAATCAGGTGGAGATCAATCTGGGAAATAACAGTTCCCTTCGTACAAGCAGTAAAAAAGTAGAATTCAAGGAACAGTTCACACCCATTGCAGATATTGTGCCAAAGCAGCAGTACAATATTGAAGGACATGTCACAGGACTTGACGAATTAAAGGAATTCCAGCGCAAAGACGGGTCTGCTGCCCAGGTATTGAATATCCACATATCAGATGATTCAGGCAGGATACGGGCTGCTCTCTGGGGTGAACAGGCTGACATCATACATGACATCGACCTGGGAACACAGGTACAGGTCATTGACTGCTATGCAAAACCCGGATGGAACGATGAAGTAGAATTAAGCGTGGGCGAGCGCAGCAGGGTGATTATCGTTGAAAAAGGATAGGGTGATAGACTTTATCGGCCCTGTACTTTTGTCTTTTTAGCCTTTTTCAGTTTCTTCTTTGCCATCTTTGTTCTAAATTCGCTGACCTCTTCCACGGTTTCTTCTTTTTCTTCCCTGTAGAAAAGCAGGCCTGCTACCAAACCAAAGACCACTATGAACAGCACGAAATAAAACTGAAATTCTGTCAACGGACTGAAATCTATATGTCTGAAAATAAATGTATCAAGTACATAAATTATGGCTGTAGAGACTATTGCCATAATCAATGAGTACTGTATGACAAGAAAGTTCTCCGAATATGTATTTTGGGTTTCAGATTTCATTGAGCCTATCTCCTCTCACTTCTTTGAAGCTTTATAGGTAAAA
The nucleotide sequence above comes from ANME-2 cluster archaeon. Encoded proteins:
- a CDS encoding tRNA uridine(34) 5-carboxymethylaminomethyl modification radical SAM/GNAT enzyme Elp3, whose protein sequence is MQEDYYFVCRELISKILEGTIKTKIDLSREKKTLSAQHHLSNFPGNSMILSQTLPGEYDSVIELLQRKPVRTISGVAVIAVMTSPAPCPHGTCIPCPGGPDSDYRSPQSYMGHEPATMRAIQHDYDPYRQVTGRLEQLKLIGHPVDKAELIIMGGSFTARNICYQEWFIKRCIEAMNDFGIYRNASDTPDTRDNSDTGMFRYFEDVQARNETAQIRNVGMTIETRPDWVGTEEVDRMLGYGGTKVEIGVQSIYDNVLEKMKRGHDVSHTIKANSVLRDSGFKVGFHIMPGLPGSTLDMDFKMFDTLFQDEKFMPDYVKIYPALVTPGTGLHDMWTSGEYHALELEDAVELIANVKAILPPWVRLQRVQRDIPAWQIEGGVTKSNLRQLAGERLNEKGGRCRCIRCREAGHKGLRGIEPGNVRKVVESYRACGGEEHFISYEDIEQDVLIGFLRLRYPHAPHRPELENAALVRELHVYGSMVSVGQKAGEKQWQHKGYGEELLKMAEELAKGAGFDKLAIISGIGVRGYYRKLGFERDGPYMAKLI
- a CDS encoding peptidylprolyl isomerase → MTIKEGDFIKISYTGKMEDGTVFDTTNEEAAKVHNLYNPNRRYGGDVIIIGVNQIIAGLEEDIKQHDVGHEGTISIPPEKAFGVRDPQLVKALPMKKFEQQPQVGMPIEINGQVGTVVKVLGRHASVDFNIPMAGQIITYDYKIDAALENLQDKAVGLSTLYTGMELDIDIDGTIAKFNVPLEFNYSRHWITSKAQMALDLLKYTDLTEVLYVETYTKDLLTKTVDGMEDREELNENIAREATEPVAVEE
- a CDS encoding replication factor A (Replication protein A protects and stabilize the intermediate ssDNA that is generated by the unwinding action of a DNA helicase at the replication fork. In addition, SSBs prevent the formation of secondary structures by single-stranded template DNA.) → MDKVMEIYEKLKDRISLEEFLSLVDEKEAQMAGLADKFTAARLVAISMGISDDEKKIGDVTPDLSKVVLVGKVTACSDVRVFNREDGSSGNVANLTLADETGSIRVTLWDAAADLVKVGDIVFGDSIQVSGFVREGRNGLEVSVGRGGKVDKIALSEDIQVRIDPYKINEVKAGMGNLYLVAKVLDISNPRTFQRKDGSTGKVRNVTLGDATGKIKVTLWDENAVTLDKIKPGENIEITGGYAKENSFSNQVEINLGNNSSLRTSSKKVEFKEQFTPIADIVPKQQYNIEGHVTGLDELKEFQRKDGSAAQVLNIHISDDSGRIRAALWGEQADIIHDIDLGTQVQVIDCYAKPGWNDEVELSVGERSRVIIVEKG